Proteins encoded in a region of the Drosophila busckii strain San Diego stock center, stock number 13000-0081.31 chromosome 2L, ASM1175060v1, whole genome shotgun sequence genome:
- the LOC108607495 gene encoding UPF0047 protein YjbQ yields the protein MASANHRGGRAIGGQGVGAVDANAAGLQFGSAWFQRKINLRPQHRGVHLVTEEILRQMPELAQFSVGLCHMQILHTSASLALNESWDPDVRDDMEMMLNKIVPEGLPYRHSCEGPDDMPAHVKACFLGSSLTIPITDGKLSLGTWQGVWLCEHRDQAGSRKLVITLTGCPREQAVRSPLSPVSPIASTSS from the exons ATGGCATCGGCGAATCATCGCGGCGGACGCGCCATCGGTGGCCAAGGCGTCGGTGCCGTCGATGCCAATGCGGCCGGATTGCAATTCGGATCCGCGTGGTTTCAGCGCAAAATCAATCTAAGGCCGCAACATCGTGGCGTTCATCTGGTCACCGAGGAAATACTCAGACAGATGCCAGAGCTGGCGCAGTTCTCTGTGGGGCTATGTCACATGCAGA TTCTTCACACCTCGGCGAGTTTAGCGCTAAACGAAAGTTGGGATCCAGACGTCAG AGATGACATGGAAATGATGTTGAATAAAATAGTTCCCGAAGGTTTGCCCTATAGGCATTCATGCGAAGGACCCGACGATATG CCGGCGCATGTGAAGGCCTGTTTTCTGGGCAGCTCACTGACAATCCCCATAACCGATGGCAAACTATCGCTGGGTACCTGGCAGGGCGTTTGGCTGTGCGAGCATCGGGATCAGGCTGGTAGCCGCAAGCTGGTGATCACACTCACAGGCTGCCCGCGCGAGCAAGCGGTGCGCAGTCCGCTGTCACCCGTATCGCCAATTGCCAGCACCTCCAGTTAG
- the LOC108607492 gene encoding centrosomal and chromosomal factor-like: MQQQQQQQLLLQQQQQHDDKRYDVHYLLKQLNSFSDIEEIEIVDMKQRQQQQQQQQQQHRQQQQSQAQPQPQQAKPATASSLELMSLPALAARTPSSQSHKGNFMLGVDAAGGSTQRLQFDDYLFESCHYLETNYFAANYRTAMVESSSHEFRHSTTTPTSTRSESFELHEMQPASVNCQSLPPPPMGMPQQQAEVRLTSSGVQTELSSSKHEDEDSPPSSSSTAAFFSCCYTPIGRWRQRRLDAHKASSSHPV; the protein is encoded by the coding sequence atgcagcaacaacaacagcagcagttgctgctacagcagcagcagcaacacgacGACAAACGATATGATGTGCATTATTTGTTGAAACAGTTAAATAGTTTTAGTGATATAGAAGAAATAGAAATTGTTGATATGAAGcaaagacagcaacagcagcagcagcaacaacagcaacatagacagcagcaacagtctcaggcacagccacagccacaacaagcGAAGCCCGCTACTGCCAGCTCCTTGGAGCTCATGTCGCTACCAGCTCTGGCCGCCCGCACACCTTCATCGCAATCGCACAAGGGCAACTTTATGCTGGGCGTGGATGCAGCTGGCGGCAGCACGCAACGTTTGCAATTCGATGATTATTTATTCGAATCGTGCCATTATCTGGAGACAAACTACTTTGCGGCTAACTATCGCACTGCCATGGTCGAGAGCAGCTCCCACGAGTTTCGCCACTCAACCACCACGCCCACTAGCACGCGCTCCGAAAGCTTTGAGCTGCATGAAATGCAACCCGCGAGCGTCAACTGTCAGtcgctgccaccgccgcccaTGGGCATGCCGCAGCAACAGGCCGAGGTGCGTTTAACTAGCAGCGGCGTGCAAACTgaactgagcagcagcaagcatgAGGATGAGGACAGtccgcccagcagcagcagcacagcggcgttctttagctgctgctatacGCCCATTGGTCGCTGGCGTCAGCGGCGTCTCGATGCCCACAAGGCGAGCAGCAGCCATCCCGTCTGA
- the LOC108607494 gene encoding PITH domain-containing protein GA19395, which yields MSHGHSHSHGGCSHEATDVDHALEMGIEYSLYTKIDLENTECLNEETDGTGKTVFKPYEKRLDHSKFVQSDADAELLFNIPFAGNIKLKGIIICGANDDSHPNKVKIFKNRPKMTFDDAKTKADQEFDLTRDAAGEIEYSPKVVAFSSVHHLSLYFPSNFGDDNTRIYYIGLRGEFSEAHYHGVTICNYEARANAADHKDKVFDGVGRAIQ from the exons ATGTCGCATGGACACTCTCACAGTCATGGCGGATGCAGCCATGAAGCCACCGATGTGGATCACGCCCTGGAAATGGGCATAGAGTATAGTCTATATACCAAAATTGATTTGGAAAATACAGAATGCCTGAATGAGGAGACCGATGGCACTGGCAAGACTGTTTTTAAGCCTTACGAAAAGCGACTAGATCATAGCAAA TTTGTGCAAAGTGATGCCGATGCGGAACTACTTTTTAATATTCCCTTTGCCGGCAATATCAAGTTGAAAGGCATTATCATATGCGGCGCCAATGATGATTCACATCCAAACAAagttaaaat CTTTAAGAATCGCCCCAAGATGACATTCGATGATGCCAAAACCAAAGCGGATCAAGAGTTTGATTTAACACGCGATGCAGCAGGCGAAATTGAGTATTCACCCAAAGTTGTCGCCTTCTCATCCGTACACCATTTGTCTTTGTATTTTCCCAGCAATTTTGGTGATGATAACACGCGCATCTACTATATag GGCTGCGTGGTGAATTTAGTGAAGCTCATTATCATGGAGTTACTATTTGTAACTATGAAGCACGTGCCAATGCTGCTGATCATAAGGATAAGGTCTTTGATGGCGTAGGACGCGCTATACAATAA
- the LOC108607490 gene encoding group XV phospholipase A2-like, whose protein sequence is MKHNGIYQVLLFVCILSVAHCLWPFSKKATAKPKPPPPRVPQLSPVIFVPGDGGSQMEARLSKSSAPYFICEKNHDWYNLWLDLEQLVIPMVYCWIDNVKLYYDTVTRTTHNTPGVETRIPGWGDPFVVEWIDPTKNKAGAYFKDISDLLVDMGYVRRQNIKGAPYDFRRAPNENKQFFIDLKQLVEDTYEANNKTAVTFITHSMGSPMTLVFLQQQTLEWKSQYVQRQISLAGAWAGSIKAVKVFAMGDDLDSFALSAKILKEEQISHPSTAWLLPSPLFWKPSEVLAATPSRNYTMAQMEHFFRDIGYMTGWEMRKDTIRYTENFSPPDVELHCLYGDGVSTVESLVYKKDNIAGETPKLVMGVGDGTVNQRSLRACQHWVGYTQSPIANLALPGVDHMSILNNNDVLRYIRTVMQQLH, encoded by the exons ATGAAGCACAACGGCATCTATCAAGTGCTGCTCtttgtatgcatattaagCGTAGCACATTGTTTGTGGCCATTTAGCAAAAAGGCGACGGCAAAACCAAAGCCACCACCGCCCAGAGTCCCTCAGCTGTCGCCCGTTATATTTG TGCCTGGTGATGGTGGCTCCCAGATGGAGGCAAGATTGAGCAAATCAAGTGCaccatattttatttgcgaaAAGAATCATGATTGGTATAATCTCTGGTTGGATCTGGAGCAACTGGTCATACCAATGGTCTATTGCTGGATAGATAATGTAAAACTTTACTATGATACAGTCACACGCACTACACACAATACACCTGGCGTGGAAACTCGCATTCCTGGCTGGGGTGATCCATTTGTTGTGGAATGGATTGATCCTACAAAGAATAAAGCGGGCGCTTACTTCAAGGACATATCCGATTTATTGGTAGACATGGGCTATGTGCGCAGACAGAATATTAAAGGAGCACCTTATGATTTTCGAAGAGCGCCAa ATGAGAACAAGCAGTTTTTCATTGACCTCAAGCAGCTAGTCGAGGACACTTATGAGGCCAACAATAAAACGGCAGTGACCTTCATAACACACAGCATGGGCAGCCCCATGACCTTGGTATTcctgcaacagcaaacacTCGAGTGGAAGTCGCAGTACGTGCAACGACAAATAAGTTTGGCAGGCGCCTGGGCAGGCAGTATTAAGGCAGTTAAAGTGTTTGCCATGGGCGACGACTTGGATTCCTTTGCATTGAGCGCTAAAATACTTAAAGAAGAACAAATCTCACATCCTTCCACGGCCTGGTTGCTGCCCTCGCCGCTATTCTGGAAACCCTCAGAGGTGCTAGCAGCTACACCCTCACGTAATTATACAATGGCACAAATGGAGCACTTCTTCAGAGATATAGGCTATATGACGGGCTGGGAAATGCGTAAGGATACCATACGCTATACAGAGAACTTTAGTCCGCCAGATGTGGAGCTGCACTGCCTGTATGGTGATGGTGTAAGCACAGTGGAGAG CTTGGTATACAAAAAGGACAACATTGCCGGGGAAACTCCGAAATTGGTAATGGGTGTAGGAGATGGTACCGTCAATCAACGCTCACTCCGCGCCTGTCAACACTGGGTGGGGTATACTCAATCACCTATTGCTAATTTGGCACTGCCAGGTGTCGATCATATGAGCATTCTGAACAATAATGACGTTTTGCGTTATATACGCACAGttatgcagcagctacactaa